In Phormidium ambiguum IAM M-71, the genomic window ATAAAAAAGATTTTGGCAACTCGTTAGTCGATCGTTATACCAATTTTCTGTAAAATTGCCCTTAAATCATAGCCCCTCCCCGTCTACGGGGAGGGGTTTGGGGTGGGGTTAATTAAGGTTTTGGGGGTGTCTATTAAACAAAAATGTAGAGACAATTCATAAACTGTCCCTACATTCTGGGTTGCTGCCGAACTTATAATTGACACTTGTTTTTATGGCCAACCTTTATAATCTTCTAAATCTTCACCACCAACACCAATTGCTGTGTTGTAGATAGTAGCATTGGTAATGTTTAAATCGTTCATTGATGCGCCATAAACATTCGCATCATTGATAGTTGCTTGAGCAAAATTTACGCCATCAAGATTAGTTTGGCGCATATCAGCGTTAGTCAGAAAAGCTTCTGTTAAATTAGCGCCCATTAAATTAGCGCCAGATAAATCTGCTCCTTCCAAATTGGCATCTGTGAGATTAGCGCCTTTCAAATTTGCTTCTCTCAAATCAGCACCAATTAAATGTGCGCCTCTCAAATCTGCGCCTGACAAATCACAGCCAGAACATTCCCCGGTTGAGAGTAATTTTTGTACATGAATTGGGTCAAAAGCCTGCACTGGGTTACTTAAAAATAGGGGTGCGATTAAGCCTAATGTCGCTAAATGAAAGAATCTCATTGTTTTCCCCCTTTCCAAAATTTGGTTTACTTAGATTCCTCACAATTTAATTGTCTCACTAAATTGAGTTTTGGTGTTGATCTTTCCCACAAGTTTAATGTGACAGCAGAAAGACTGTACTGTTGATTTACTACACAAAGTTTATGTGTGCTAGATCACTAGTAATTTTCCACTTTAGATGAGATGTTCGGCATCTATCTAGTTGTTGAGGATATTAAATTAATCTTAAAGTCGAGGGGTAGATGTCAAGAGCGTTTTTTCCATTTTG contains:
- a CDS encoding pentapeptide repeat-containing protein, with translation MRFFHLATLGLIAPLFLSNPVQAFDPIHVQKLLSTGECSGCDLSGADLRGAHLIGADLREANLKGANLTDANLEGADLSGANLMGANLTEAFLTNADMRQTNLDGVNFAQATINDANVYGASMNDLNITNATIYNTAIGVGGEDLEDYKGWP